Proteins found in one Agaribacterium sp. ZY112 genomic segment:
- a CDS encoding GNAT family N-acetyltransferase: MHFELCNDLSKVKAEDWDALWPEDYIFSRHAFLLAFEQSGSVNKGTANNGPIAEHSNKQNHSGWQAQHLLGFNKDKKLVFVMPLYLKEHSYGEYVFDWAWAEAYMRCGLSYYPKLVNAIPFTPSCGPRWAGELDNKELAQTLSHICKEHNYSGVHSLFTTGQQTLETENWVQRQGTQFQWFNRNYQCFDEFLDQLSSRKRKNIRKERAKCQDLKISMLSATDLSEQDWINFYQLYQLTYLKRSGHGGYLKLDFFLQLAKNLPENIVLCQAKDGEDLVAAAVYFRDQKNLYGRYWGALKEYDGLHFECCYYQGINYAIAESLQRFCPGTQGEHKIQRGFEPVLTRSYHFLVEPGFYSAIDEFCQRERQDNLSYLRDARTYLPYKEGFDLVAEEQFLKTQLPDRKP, encoded by the coding sequence ATGCACTTTGAACTTTGCAATGATCTGAGCAAGGTAAAAGCCGAAGACTGGGACGCACTCTGGCCTGAAGACTATATCTTTAGTCGCCACGCGTTCTTATTAGCCTTTGAGCAAAGCGGCAGTGTCAACAAGGGCACAGCGAACAATGGCCCCATAGCTGAGCACAGCAATAAACAAAACCATAGCGGCTGGCAAGCTCAACACTTACTTGGCTTTAACAAAGATAAGAAACTTGTTTTTGTTATGCCTCTGTATTTAAAAGAGCACAGTTATGGCGAGTACGTATTTGACTGGGCTTGGGCCGAAGCCTATATGCGCTGCGGGCTTAGTTATTATCCCAAGCTTGTTAACGCCATTCCCTTTACCCCAAGTTGCGGGCCTCGCTGGGCGGGAGAGCTGGATAATAAAGAACTCGCCCAAACCCTTAGCCATATCTGCAAAGAACATAACTACAGCGGCGTGCATAGCTTATTTACTACTGGCCAGCAAACTCTAGAGACCGAAAATTGGGTTCAACGCCAAGGCACGCAATTTCAGTGGTTTAACCGAAACTACCAGTGCTTTGATGAATTTCTTGATCAACTGAGCTCACGAAAGCGCAAGAATATTCGCAAAGAGAGAGCAAAGTGCCAAGATCTAAAGATAAGCATGCTTAGCGCCACTGACTTAAGTGAACAAGATTGGATAAATTTCTACCAACTCTACCAGCTCACTTATTTAAAACGCAGCGGCCACGGCGGTTATTTAAAACTCGACTTCTTTCTACAGCTCGCTAAAAACCTACCTGAGAATATCGTGCTTTGCCAAGCCAAAGATGGAGAAGATCTGGTTGCCGCCGCTGTATATTTCCGTGATCAAAAAAATCTATATGGACGCTACTGGGGCGCGCTCAAAGAGTACGACGGCCTACACTTTGAATGCTGTTACTACCAAGGCATCAACTACGCAATAGCAGAAAGCCTGCAACGCTTTTGCCCAGGCACTCAGGGTGAACATAAAATACAACGAGGTTTTGAGCCCGTGCTCACCCGCTCTTATCACTTTTTAGTAGAGCCTGGCTTTTATTCTGCCATTGATGAATTCTGTCAACGTGAACGCCAAGACAACCTGAGCTATTTACGTGATGCAAGAACTTACCTTCCCTACAAAGAAGGCTTCGATTTGGTAGCTGAAGAACAATTTTTAAAAACCCAACTGCCCGATCGTAAACCATAA
- a CDS encoding 2OG-Fe(II) oxygenase — MPLELDYKKLYQTASASKSAYASAKPFPHIVLDGLFDKAMLKEVASEAAATNKDIEKKFYGSVNKHAASKRLAWGEHTWSLISELNSLEFISFLEELTGIEGIIPDPYFEGGGIHEIKKGGFLKVHTDFNYHRKMKLDRRINVLLYLNDDWQESYGGHLELWNEDMSERVQKVLPIINRLVVFSTTDFSYHGHPEPLTCPEDRSRRSIALYYYTNGRPELEVQFKESVSTNYQARPDEQFDRSIKFSFSEKMKRKWKKLKQS, encoded by the coding sequence ATGCCATTAGAATTAGACTATAAAAAGCTGTATCAAACTGCTAGTGCCAGTAAGTCGGCCTATGCATCGGCTAAACCCTTTCCTCATATCGTGCTCGATGGTCTATTTGATAAGGCTATGTTGAAAGAGGTTGCCAGTGAGGCCGCTGCAACAAATAAAGATATTGAAAAGAAGTTTTATGGATCGGTTAATAAGCATGCGGCCTCTAAGCGTTTGGCTTGGGGGGAGCATACCTGGTCCTTGATCTCTGAGTTGAATTCGCTTGAGTTTATCAGTTTCCTTGAAGAGCTAACTGGTATTGAAGGCATTATTCCCGACCCTTATTTTGAAGGTGGCGGCATACATGAAATCAAAAAAGGTGGTTTTTTGAAAGTTCATACCGATTTCAACTACCACCGAAAGATGAAGCTGGATCGCCGTATTAATGTCTTGCTTTACCTGAATGATGATTGGCAAGAATCTTATGGTGGTCATTTAGAGCTTTGGAATGAGGATATGAGCGAAAGGGTGCAAAAGGTCTTACCTATTATTAATAGGCTGGTTGTATTTTCGACAACCGACTTTTCTTATCATGGTCATCCTGAGCCACTTACTTGCCCCGAAGACCGTTCACGTCGATCGATTGCGCTTTACTATTACACCAATGGTAGACCAGAGTTGGAAGTTCAGTTTAAAGAAAGTGTTAGCACTAATTATCAGGCTCGACCAGACGAACAATTTGATCGCTCTATCAAGTTTAGCTTTAGTGAGAAAATGAAAAGGAAGTGGAAGAAGCTTAAGCAAAGTTAA
- a CDS encoding family 16 glycosylhydrolase: MNLRNMFAVTAGSILLASAAFAAPPGSGWKEIPGMSDEFNDNRIATGKWHKNGFTSNNYAWPGAKLWNFTPRAKNIDEVEGKYLKISSYLEENNGKPYTSGIITSRTKVRYGYFEARMKSAPGSLNSAFWLWDIGVGNTYSHELDIQESRGTGAMWGNHFRVHLHRHQSKEIDERQSWGTDTGIPLGVKIDEGFHIYGSEWDKDKVRFYFNNYPRWTINHNWMRKQQRLRLSLGVFGQMLPDESGESMYVDWVRSWRK; the protein is encoded by the coding sequence ATGAATCTTCGTAATATGTTCGCAGTGACCGCAGGGTCAATCCTGCTCGCAAGTGCTGCTTTTGCAGCGCCTCCTGGGAGTGGGTGGAAAGAAATCCCAGGAATGAGTGATGAATTTAATGATAATAGAATTGCTACAGGTAAATGGCATAAAAATGGATTTACATCTAATAATTATGCATGGCCTGGAGCGAAGCTATGGAATTTCACTCCAAGAGCTAAAAATATTGATGAAGTAGAAGGTAAGTATTTAAAAATATCTTCTTACTTAGAAGAAAATAATGGTAAGCCATATACCTCTGGTATTATCACTTCAAGAACAAAAGTTCGTTATGGCTACTTTGAAGCACGCATGAAATCTGCTCCTGGCAGTTTAAACTCTGCTTTTTGGTTATGGGACATCGGGGTAGGTAATACTTATTCTCATGAGCTAGATATTCAGGAGAGTCGAGGAACTGGCGCGATGTGGGGTAATCACTTCCGCGTACATTTACACCGTCATCAATCCAAAGAAATTGATGAGCGTCAATCTTGGGGTACAGATACTGGTATACCACTCGGTGTTAAAATCGACGAAGGCTTTCATATTTATGGTTCTGAGTGGGATAAAGACAAAGTTAGATTCTATTTTAATAATTATCCTCGTTGGACAATTAATCATAACTGGATGAGAAAGCAGCAGCGCCTTCGGTTGTCTCTTGGGGTGTTTGGGCAAATGCTACCGGATGAGTCTGGAGAATCTATGTATGTTGACTGGGTAAGAAGCTGGCGTAAGTAA
- a CDS encoding L-dopachrome tautomerase-related protein: MSTLHAQANKGLEVFRELPSDIPPANIAVSEDGRIFMSTHLAWGSPHKIVEVLKDGSYTPYPKAEFFPPLNGVLGAIVDRKNIFWFLDTIWGKDAMGRVIGWDIEKDELYKIFYIARPIVNDAYILNDMAVDRDNNAIYISETAASDTSALLVVDIDTGLVRRVLSGSFATVAEDKPLVVQGQVVKMQGKEARVGVNPITIDVNNEWVYFAPMSGHTLYRIKTKDLNNTELSDKALTARVERYAEKPMGDGITIDAENNIYVSDLENSAIGVIKADKSYETLYQDDTLLSWTEGFATAGQQGIYATSNKLHLSPAFLNKETTARQFYILKFDSLGKASLGR; this comes from the coding sequence ATGTCTACATTACATGCCCAAGCTAATAAAGGTCTGGAGGTCTTCAGAGAGCTACCAAGTGACATACCTCCTGCAAACATCGCCGTAAGTGAAGACGGGCGCATTTTTATGAGTACTCACTTAGCTTGGGGCTCACCCCATAAAATAGTCGAAGTACTCAAAGATGGCAGCTACACGCCTTACCCAAAAGCCGAGTTTTTTCCACCACTCAACGGCGTATTAGGCGCCATTGTTGACCGCAAAAATATCTTTTGGTTTTTGGATACCATTTGGGGTAAAGATGCTATGGGCCGTGTTATCGGCTGGGACATCGAAAAAGATGAGCTCTATAAAATCTTCTACATTGCTCGCCCAATCGTCAACGATGCCTATATTTTAAATGATATGGCGGTAGATCGTGACAACAACGCTATATATATATCAGAAACCGCTGCAAGTGACACATCCGCTCTACTCGTGGTTGATATCGACACGGGACTTGTACGACGTGTGCTCAGTGGCTCCTTTGCCACCGTAGCCGAAGACAAGCCTTTAGTCGTTCAAGGCCAAGTAGTGAAAATGCAAGGTAAAGAGGCGCGTGTAGGTGTTAACCCTATCACCATCGATGTAAACAATGAATGGGTCTATTTTGCCCCCATGAGTGGCCACACACTTTATCGAATAAAAACCAAAGACCTGAACAATACAGAGCTTAGCGACAAAGCTTTAACAGCTCGTGTCGAACGCTACGCAGAAAAACCTATGGGTGACGGCATCACCATTGATGCCGAAAACAACATTTATGTTTCAGATCTTGAAAACAGTGCAATTGGCGTGATCAAAGCGGATAAGAGCTATGAAACACTCTATCAGGATGACACATTACTTAGCTGGACCGAAGGCTTTGCAACAGCCGGCCAACAAGGCATCTACGCAACCAGTAACAAGTTGCACCTATCACCTGCTTTTTTAAATAAAGAAACGACAGCCCGACAGTTTTACATCCTTAAATTCGACTCGCTCGGCAAGGCAAGCTTAGGTCGATAA
- a CDS encoding EF-hand domain-containing protein gives MESGEYELRVGIMLGFLLTTRQQPFDRIAGREELIDQEKLKSALNIKDKYLAGRIFDLIDKDNSGYIDRDEFDRFIHILSSRDIRSRLDFIMSLCDEDNDGYVSKQELGKLISACISDQSLIVSDRQLDALQTCIFKMADLPSGDRLSGDDFVKLLALVPDIDYQFDDFINGLLGTDSNNSSQRTIKNRIAHSFWSFKNKMASSVWFIFYLMANIFLFVFSMYSYAEQGASLSVQIARGGGACLNFNCALVLLPMSKTLLGKLRHTRLSKILPLDNLVGIHKGIVGAIVLFSIVHITAHFNNYILTAQNIPWILFCTLVGVTGLLAVIILVAMGYFSQRRNYNYERFLSIHQLYIPFLIAMLIHGPSFWQWLAPFALVFGSDLCMRLWRRRKELNISELKSMSDQVTLVRFKEHHLPQFYPGDYVKLKIPALSKTQWHPFTISAAPQSGSLDLHVRVNGNWTCALNNLSNKSASTSANHCAYIDGPYSAPTSSVYRSRVAILVAGGIGITPFASTLQSILLKQRQEQEDNINAQQQVIHFHWLNRSQKSYSWFIDLLQQADKQLGDRNFKLHIHLTSLTRSLSNIVMQIAFDVFWYTMRFDPLTGLCARTSAGRPNWDSVFSEAAREHPNAKVDVYFCGPKALGKSVRLSALKQGFYYKEEKFE, from the coding sequence TTGGAAAGCGGTGAATATGAATTACGTGTGGGAATTATGCTTGGGTTTTTACTAACGACACGCCAGCAGCCCTTCGATAGAATTGCTGGGAGAGAAGAGTTAATTGATCAAGAAAAGCTCAAATCGGCGTTAAATATAAAAGACAAATACTTAGCGGGAAGGATATTTGATTTAATTGACAAAGATAATTCAGGTTATATCGACAGAGATGAGTTTGATCGATTTATTCATATACTATCTAGTAGGGATATTCGTAGTCGATTAGATTTTATTATGTCGCTCTGCGATGAAGATAATGACGGCTATGTCAGTAAGCAAGAGTTGGGTAAGTTGATATCAGCATGCATATCTGATCAGAGCCTAATTGTTTCAGATCGGCAGCTGGATGCTCTACAAACATGTATTTTCAAAATGGCGGACCTTCCAAGCGGTGACCGCCTGAGTGGCGATGATTTCGTAAAGCTATTAGCGCTAGTTCCTGACATTGATTACCAGTTCGATGATTTTATCAACGGCCTACTGGGCACGGATTCGAATAACTCTAGTCAGCGTACAATAAAAAACCGCATTGCTCACAGCTTTTGGTCTTTTAAGAATAAGATGGCGAGTAGTGTTTGGTTTATCTTCTACTTAATGGCTAATATTTTCCTCTTTGTATTTTCTATGTATAGCTATGCAGAGCAAGGCGCAAGCTTATCTGTGCAAATAGCTCGTGGTGGGGGGGCGTGTTTAAATTTTAATTGTGCATTGGTTCTACTGCCAATGAGTAAAACCTTGCTCGGCAAGCTGAGACACACACGTTTATCTAAGATATTGCCGCTCGATAATCTTGTTGGTATTCATAAAGGCATCGTTGGCGCAATAGTGCTATTTTCTATAGTGCATATTACAGCGCATTTTAATAATTATATTTTAACGGCACAAAATATTCCGTGGATATTATTTTGCACTTTGGTGGGGGTAACTGGTTTACTTGCAGTAATTATACTGGTCGCTATGGGGTATTTTAGCCAGCGTCGAAATTACAATTACGAGCGTTTTTTAAGTATTCATCAACTATATATCCCTTTTCTTATCGCTATGCTGATTCATGGCCCATCTTTTTGGCAGTGGTTAGCGCCATTTGCCTTAGTATTTGGTTCAGATTTGTGTATGCGATTGTGGCGAAGGAGAAAAGAGCTAAATATAAGTGAGCTTAAATCAATGTCGGACCAGGTGACTCTGGTGCGCTTTAAAGAGCACCATCTACCGCAGTTTTACCCTGGGGACTATGTCAAGCTAAAAATTCCCGCGTTATCAAAAACACAGTGGCACCCCTTTACTATTAGTGCTGCCCCGCAATCTGGTTCGTTGGACTTGCATGTGCGTGTAAATGGTAATTGGACTTGCGCGTTAAACAACCTATCCAATAAGTCGGCTTCTACGTCTGCGAATCATTGTGCTTACATTGATGGGCCCTATAGTGCGCCTACAAGCAGTGTATATCGTTCTCGCGTCGCAATTTTAGTCGCTGGTGGGATTGGTATAACACCCTTTGCATCCACATTACAGAGCATCCTGTTAAAGCAAAGGCAGGAGCAGGAGGATAATATAAATGCACAACAGCAGGTTATTCATTTTCATTGGTTAAATCGATCGCAGAAGTCGTATAGCTGGTTTATTGATTTATTGCAGCAAGCTGATAAGCAGTTAGGTGATCGAAATTTTAAACTTCATATACATCTGACAAGTTTGACACGATCTCTATCGAACATTGTTATGCAAATAGCCTTTGATGTATTTTGGTATACGATGCGTTTTGACCCCCTAACGGGTTTATGTGCTCGCACATCCGCAGGTCGGCCAAATTGGGATAGTGTATTTAGTGAGGCTGCAAGAGAACACCCTAATGCTAAGGTGGATGTGTATTTTTGTGGCCCCAAAGCTCTAGGGAAATCGGTGAGACTTTCTGCGCTTAAGCAAGGTTTTTATTACAAGGAAGAGAAATTTGAGTAG
- a CDS encoding DUF2306 domain-containing protein has translation MSFRQLKEWKSCGLLLLLGLASVAAGFVQVTTVNSASFSSDNLSHTLPIVIHVIAGITFNLVSPFQFAAPLRRKYPKIHRATGRILIVSGMLAALTALWMNQFFADYGGNLKYSGIWAYCIIMFVAFYLAIKNILVRNVKNHRKWMMFAMASALGPATQRVVFIPVFVIFGEEVMTDLVIGSVIWFGLLANLAFVQWILFRENARAKALNKT, from the coding sequence ATGTCATTTCGTCAATTAAAAGAATGGAAATCTTGTGGTTTGTTGTTGCTTCTTGGATTAGCATCCGTTGCCGCAGGTTTTGTACAAGTCACAACCGTCAACTCTGCTTCATTTTCAAGTGATAATTTGTCGCATACACTGCCCATTGTTATCCATGTAATAGCAGGAATAACATTTAACTTGGTTTCTCCCTTTCAGTTTGCAGCACCATTGCGTAGAAAGTATCCCAAGATACACCGTGCCACTGGCAGAATACTTATTGTATCTGGCATGTTAGCGGCTCTTACAGCGCTGTGGATGAATCAGTTTTTTGCCGACTATGGTGGCAACTTAAAGTATTCAGGTATTTGGGCATACTGCATCATTATGTTCGTAGCGTTTTACCTTGCTATAAAAAACATCCTCGTGCGTAACGTTAAGAATCACCGAAAATGGATGATGTTCGCGATGGCATCAGCGCTTGGCCCAGCAACACAACGTGTTGTGTTTATCCCCGTGTTTGTCATTTTTGGCGAGGAAGTCATGACAGACCTAGTAATAGGATCGGTGATTTGGTTTGGGTTATTAGCAAACTTAGCATTTGTACAGTGGATACTGTTTCGCGAAAATGCACGAGCTAAGGCGTTAAACAAAACTTAG
- a CDS encoding OmpA family protein: protein MKTTIIFKTMVALPILAFGLSACTSIPDAEVDRYQWDDINDSDKDGVVNARDICAKTPDHSVIDTNGCAEWQPALAHKEFHIDFDFDSSAIRDDQQWKIVRLAAAMERLPSSNLKLIGDTSSEGSLAYNKKLAKRRADSIIQALSAEGIDPSRVQEHVFTDSRNSLFRPLEHRRRRTVGLITYPGSEKIEEAWTIYSAEETTLRK from the coding sequence ATGAAAACAACTATTATTTTTAAAACAATGGTCGCGTTACCTATACTTGCCTTTGGTTTAAGTGCTTGTACTTCTATCCCCGATGCGGAGGTAGATAGATATCAGTGGGATGACATCAACGATAGCGATAAAGATGGCGTAGTCAATGCGCGTGACATTTGTGCTAAAACACCCGATCACTCAGTTATAGACACAAATGGATGCGCTGAATGGCAACCTGCACTGGCGCATAAAGAATTTCATATCGACTTTGATTTTGACAGTTCGGCCATTCGTGATGATCAGCAATGGAAAATTGTGCGCCTAGCAGCCGCAATGGAACGTTTACCAAGCTCTAATTTAAAACTTATTGGTGATACCAGTAGTGAAGGAAGCTTGGCTTACAATAAAAAACTCGCTAAGCGCCGTGCCGACAGTATTATTCAAGCGCTATCAGCGGAAGGCATTGACCCATCGCGTGTACAAGAGCATGTCTTTACTGATAGTCGAAACTCTTTATTTCGTCCGCTTGAACACCGGCGTCGTCGTACTGTGGGTTTAATTACCTATCCTGGTAGCGAAAAAATTGAAGAAGCTTGGACAATCTACAGCGCTGAAGAAACCACTTTAAGGAAGTAA
- a CDS encoding TolC family outer membrane protein yields MRLLLSCVLAASLSPTVSAMTLEQAVASAIDSNPDIRQQYANYRSMTSERRAAKGGYLPKVAVFGGVGQEETRYNSGQRLDADLQRTELGLTISQDLFTGFRTSSEVKRLSLEAESERYDLLLTAENLSLKVCELYMEVIKAQEVVELSRRNVADHQETLNDVHSRMSKGLSSSSDYAQISARLATARASLAAAQNNLMDFQAKFYSEVGAMPTDLNTPRADMAVVPGSVIELIDKALEQHPAILEAEADIKAAKQEFRGSKSNYFPEVSLDFTANKNDNVGGFEGPDEDARLMLNFRYELYNGGSDRARAKASGWRYQEALSIQKRTIKQIEEGAKLSWNAHYFLNQQEELYRENVDAATAATMGYKQQFKLGRRSLLDVLDSKIELFLARRNYITAKYDAKLAHYRLNNAMGTLLYSLRVDYPEQWKGEE; encoded by the coding sequence ATGCGATTGTTATTAAGTTGTGTCTTGGCGGCAAGCTTAAGCCCAACAGTGAGTGCAATGACGCTCGAGCAGGCTGTTGCGTCAGCCATCGACTCAAATCCAGATATTCGTCAGCAATATGCCAATTATCGTTCAATGACCAGTGAACGGCGTGCAGCAAAAGGCGGGTATTTACCTAAGGTTGCCGTTTTTGGAGGCGTAGGCCAAGAAGAAACTCGCTATAACAGCGGCCAACGTTTAGATGCCGATTTGCAACGCACCGAGCTCGGCCTAACCATCTCGCAAGATCTATTTACCGGTTTTCGTACCAGCTCAGAAGTAAAACGTTTGAGTTTAGAAGCCGAGTCTGAACGCTATGACTTATTGCTAACAGCAGAAAACCTATCGCTGAAAGTCTGTGAACTATATATGGAGGTGATTAAGGCACAGGAAGTGGTAGAGCTATCACGCCGCAACGTTGCCGATCACCAAGAGACCTTAAACGACGTGCACTCACGAATGAGCAAGGGTTTAAGTAGCTCTTCAGACTACGCTCAAATCAGTGCGCGTTTAGCTACGGCGCGAGCCTCTTTAGCTGCAGCGCAAAATAATTTAATGGATTTTCAGGCCAAGTTTTATAGCGAAGTAGGGGCTATGCCTACAGACTTAAATACGCCGCGTGCGGACATGGCTGTCGTGCCAGGCTCAGTGATAGAGCTTATAGATAAAGCTCTAGAGCAGCACCCAGCTATATTAGAGGCTGAGGCCGATATTAAAGCGGCTAAACAAGAATTTCGTGGCTCGAAGAGCAATTACTTCCCAGAAGTAAGTTTGGATTTTACTGCCAATAAAAACGACAACGTCGGTGGTTTTGAAGGCCCCGATGAAGATGCTCGTTTAATGCTGAACTTCCGTTACGAACTTTATAACGGCGGCAGTGATAGGGCCAGAGCTAAAGCCTCGGGTTGGCGATATCAAGAAGCGCTCTCTATACAAAAACGCACAATCAAACAAATAGAAGAAGGTGCCAAGCTCAGCTGGAATGCACATTATTTCTTAAATCAACAAGAAGAGTTGTATAGAGAAAATGTCGATGCCGCTACCGCAGCAACAATGGGTTATAAACAGCAATTTAAATTAGGGCGCCGTTCTTTGTTAGATGTACTCGATTCTAAAATTGAACTTTTTTTAGCGCGCCGTAATTACATCACCGCTAAATACGATGCCAAGCTTGCACACTATCGCTTAAATAATGCCATGGGCACGCTCTTATATTCACTGCGTGTTGATTACCCAGAACAATGGAAAGGCGAGGAGTAA
- a CDS encoding HlyD family type I secretion periplasmic adaptor subunit has translation MSTHLHWQQIKTAYRARQITWLLAAMMLCILLWASWAELDEVVVGEGKVVPFSAVQKIQSLEGGILKRLLVQEGQVVEAEQVLLELDDTRFRANYQESEQQRSALLAKRGRLQAEVNSVEINSQGVWKNAITINEQQLPDTDASANAEANSLASYREHLQQLRAQLFEAAQQIQQQQGSLNEALRDIETIEKNLKLTEQEVQLTKDAVDTGAVAEIELLKLERDLTSLRGDLETSALEAEKLAAARDQAISERLSAALEFRTRAQVELAEVDSELARLSESRRALADQLSRTRISSPVKGKVKAIAFKSRGGVIRPGEPIMEIVPLDDKLIIETKIAPQDIAFVKPGLKAVVKFSAYDFVIYGGLTGEVTYVSADALTDPQEDITYYRAHIQTDASHLHQQPIIPGMQAAVDIMSGRKTVLSYWMKPLLRARASAMREP, from the coding sequence ATGAGTACACACCTGCATTGGCAGCAGATAAAAACAGCCTATCGCGCTCGTCAAATAACGTGGCTGCTTGCTGCGATGATGTTATGTATTTTGCTCTGGGCAAGTTGGGCCGAGCTAGATGAAGTGGTGGTGGGGGAAGGCAAGGTAGTGCCCTTTAGTGCCGTACAAAAGATACAAAGCTTAGAGGGCGGCATACTTAAGCGTTTATTAGTGCAAGAGGGGCAGGTGGTCGAGGCCGAGCAAGTATTACTCGAATTAGACGACACACGTTTCCGAGCGAACTATCAAGAAAGTGAACAACAGCGCAGTGCACTATTGGCTAAACGCGGTCGTTTACAGGCCGAAGTGAATAGCGTAGAAATAAACAGCCAAGGAGTTTGGAAAAACGCTATTACTATTAACGAGCAGCAACTTCCCGATACCGATGCTTCCGCTAATGCAGAGGCGAACTCACTGGCAAGTTATCGAGAGCATTTGCAACAATTGCGAGCACAACTGTTTGAAGCTGCTCAGCAAATTCAGCAACAGCAGGGTAGTTTAAACGAAGCCCTGCGCGATATAGAAACCATAGAGAAGAACTTAAAACTTACAGAGCAAGAGGTTCAGTTAACTAAAGATGCGGTAGATACTGGTGCGGTTGCTGAAATTGAATTGTTAAAGTTGGAGCGTGACCTCACTAGCCTGCGCGGAGACTTGGAAACTTCGGCTTTAGAGGCAGAAAAGTTGGCAGCCGCTCGCGATCAAGCCATCAGTGAGCGCCTAAGTGCCGCACTTGAATTTCGTACCCGAGCGCAAGTAGAACTTGCTGAAGTCGACAGCGAGCTAGCGCGCTTGAGTGAAAGTCGCAGAGCACTGGCTGATCAATTAAGTCGTACGCGCATAAGCTCACCGGTAAAAGGTAAAGTTAAAGCCATAGCCTTTAAATCGCGTGGTGGTGTGATTAGACCAGGTGAGCCGATTATGGAAATCGTCCCTTTGGATGATAAATTAATTATTGAAACAAAAATTGCCCCGCAAGATATCGCTTTTGTGAAACCCGGGCTCAAAGCCGTGGTAAAATTCAGCGCCTACGACTTTGTGATTTATGGCGGTTTAACAGGTGAAGTGACTTATGTCAGTGCCGATGCCTTAACTGATCCACAAGAAGATATTACGTATTATCGGGCTCATATACAGACCGACGCGAGCCACCTACATCAGCAGCCAATTATTCCTGGCATGCAAGCAGCCGTAGATATTATGTCTGGGCGTAAAACCGTATTAAGTTATTGGATGAAACCTTTGCTTCGCGCCCGTGCTAGCGCGATGCGAGAACCCTAA